The Parambassis ranga chromosome 1, fParRan2.1, whole genome shotgun sequence genome includes a region encoding these proteins:
- the LOC114436620 gene encoding LOW QUALITY PROTEIN: calpain-2 catalytic subunit-like (The sequence of the model RefSeq protein was modified relative to this genomic sequence to represent the inferred CDS: inserted 1 base in 1 codon): MSGVASTLAKKRALAAGFGTNANATPYLNQNFAALRAQCRAAGKLFCDPSFPAAPESLGFNELGASSYKTRGVTWKRPTELVSKPEFIVGGATRTDICQGALGDCWLLAAIASLTLNEYVMARVVPTDQGFGDDYAGIFHFQFWQFGEWVDVVIDDRLPVKDGELMFVHSAEGREFWSALLEKAYAKANGCYEALSGGSTTEGFEDFTGGIAENYDLKRPPSNLFQILKKALEAGALLGCSIDITSAADSEAVTSQKLVKGHAYSLTGAVEVNYRGRQEKLVRMRNPWGXVEWTGAWSDGSSEWKSVQGDCPHANAEDGEFWMSFTDFLRHYSRIEVCTLTPDTIDDDSVKHWSVSKFDGTWRRGSTAGGCRNHPYTFWTNPQFVIKLEEEDDDPDDGEVGCSFVLGLIQKNRRRLRKQGEDMHTIGFAIYELPKQFHGQREVHLDKNFFLTHAQTARSETFINLREVSNRFKLPPGEYLIIPSTFDPHLNGDFCIRVFSEKQTETKPCDDPVNAELDDETVSEAEVDSGFRGLFSKLAGPDMEISAVELRTIMNKIVSKRTDIKTDGFSMETCRIMVNLMDDSGNGKLGLGEFATLWKKVQRYLSLYKKNDTDDSGTMSTPEMRVAFKDAGFTLNNTIYQLLVARYSEPDMTIDFDNFVGCVMRLEMMFRIFKKLDPHNSGSIELDFNQWLNFAMI, translated from the exons ATGTCTGGCGTGGCATCAACTTTGGCCAAGAAGCGGGCCTTGGCTGCGGGCTTCGGAACCAACGCCAACGCGACGCCGTACCTCAACCAGAACTTCGCCGCGCTGCGGGCGCAGTGCCGCGCGGCAGGGAAGCTGTTCTGCGACCCGAGCTTCCCTGCCGCGCCCGAATCTCTGGGCTTCAACGAGCTGGGCGCAAGTTCCTACAAGACCCGCGGCGTCACCTGGAAGAGACCCACA GAACTGGTCTCTAAACCAGAGTTCATCGTGGGCGGAGCCACCAGGACTGACATCTGTCAGGGAGCGCTGG GTGACTGCTGGTTGTTGGCGGCCATTGCCTCTCTGACCCTGAATGAGTATGTGATGGCCAGAGTTGTTCCCACCGACCAGGGCTTTGGTGATGATTACGCCGGCATCTTTCACTTCCAG ttcTGGCAGTTTGGTGAGTGGGTGGATGTGGTGATCGACGACAGGCTGCCAGTTAAAGATGGAGAGCTGATGTTCGTCCACTCAGCAGAGGGGCGGGAGTTCTGGAGCGCCCTACTGGAGAAGGCCTATGCCAA AGCCAACGGCTGCTACGAAGCACTGTCTGGCGGTTCCACCACAGAGGGCTTTGAGGATTTCACTGGAGGTATTGCTGAAAACTATGACCTGAAGCGCCCCCCTTCCAACTTGTTCCAGATTCTCAAGAAGGCCCTGGAAGCTGGAGCGCTGCTTGGCTGCTCCATCGAC ATCACGAGcgctgcagactctgaggcTGTGACCAGTCAGAAGCTGGTCAAAGGCCACGCCTACTCACTGACCGGTGCAGTAGAG GTGAACTACCGGGGTCGCCAGGAGAAGCTGGTGAGGATGAGGAACCCCTGGG AGGTGGAGTGGACTGGAGCCTGGAGTGACGG GTCATCTGAGTGGAAGTCGGTACAGGGAGACTGTCCTCATGCCAATGCAGAGGACGGAGAGTTCTG gatgTCCTTCACCGATTTCCTGCGCCACTACTCTCGTATCGAGGTGTGCACTCTGACCCCGGACACCATCGATGATGACTCTGTCAAACACTGGAGCGTCAGCAAATTCGATGGCACCTGGAGGAGAGGATCCACCGCTGGAGGTTGTCGTAATCACCCCT ACACGTTCTGGACGAACCCTCAGTTTGTGATTAAGCTTGAGGAGGAAGACGACGACCCCGATGACGGTGAGGTGGGCTGCAGCTTTGTGCTGGGTCTGATCCAGAAAAACCGCAGGAGGCTGCGCAAACAAGGGGAAGACATGCACACCATTGGGTTCGCCATCTATGAG cttccaaAGCAG TTCCATGGGCAGAGGGAGGTGCACCTGGATAAGAATTTCTTCCTGACACATGCTCAGACAGCGAGGTCAGAAACCTTCATCAACCTGCGTGAGGTCAGCAACCGCTTCAAACTGCCTCCCGGCGAGTACCTGATTATCCCGTCCACCTTCGACCCGCACCTCAACGGGGACTTCTGCATCCGGGTTTTCTctgagaagcagacagagaccAA ACCCTGTGACGACCCGGTCAACGCTGAACTTGATGAT GAAACTGTGTCTGAAGCGGAGGTAGACTCAGGATTCAGAGGACTCTTCTCTAAACTCGCCGGACCT GACATGGAGATCTCTGCAGTGGAGCTGAGGACCATCATGAACAAGATTGTGTCCAAAC GAACTGACATCAAAACTGACGGCTTCAGCATGGAGACCTGCAGGATTATGGTCAACCTCATGGAC GACAGCGGGAACGGGAAGCTCGGCCTCGGAGAGTTCGCCACACTGTGGAAGAAGGTGCAACGATATCTG TCACTGTACAAGAAGAACGACACCGATGACTCCGGGACGATGAGCACCCCTGAGATGAGAGTCGCCTTCAAAGACGCAG GCTTCACTCTGAATAACACCATCTACCAGCTGCTGGTGGCTCGGTACTCCGAGCCGGACATGACCATCGACTTCGACAACTTCGTGGGCTGTGTGATGAGGCTGGAGATGATGTTCC gGATCTTTAAGAAGCTGGACCCTCACAACAGCGGCTCGATCGAGCTCGACTTCAACCAG TGGTTAAATTTCGCCATGATCTAA
- the LOC114434210 gene encoding calpain-2 catalytic subunit-like isoform X3 yields the protein MARMAADLARRKAQAEDSAGSRVNAVSFNQQDFEHLLRESLQSGSLFCDPTFPADWDSLGYNQLGRYSSKTVGVEWRRPTELCSDPKFVIDGAKRTDICQGVLGDCWLLAAIASLTLDPQILIRVVPPRQSFTSQYAGIFHFQLWQYGEWVDVVVDDRLPVRDGKLLFVHSAEGDEFWSALLEKAYAKVNGSYEALNGGSSIEGFEDFTGGIAESFNLKEEPPFLFNIMRKALKRGSLLGCSIDTSSSNETEAITSQKLVKGHAYSITAAEKVHRFGSLVELIRIRNPWGQVEWTGAWSDNSREWDMVQPEERSRLDHSAEDGEFWMSYTDFLLQFSRLDICNLTPDALTDNEVARWNYVEFEGVWKTGATAGGCRNYTATFCSNPQFFIQLDDVDDDPHDGEDGCTVLIGLMQKDARRERRFGRDLNTIGFAIYEVPDEYKGRTNAHLGPDVLLRRAAVARSQTFTNLREVCDRFKLPPGEYVIVPSTFEPHRNGSFILRVFTEKQAHSSPMEEDVDANIEEPDVRQQDVDPHFKRLFLQISGNDAEISTSELHQILDRVVTQRTDVKTDGFSLQTCRDIISLMDTDGSSRLGLLEFHRVWMKIQRYLEIFKHHDSDCSGSMSSHEMRVALAEAGFQVNSAVIQEIVSRYADSSYAVDFDGFVGCLIRLELLFKMFRTLDKKNQGQIQLDLQQWLCLAIN from the exons ATGGCGAGGATGGCGGCAGACTTGGCAAGGAGGAAGGCCCAGGCTGAGGACAGTGCCGGCAGTCGGGTCAATGCCGTCTCCTTCAACCAGCAGGACTTTGAGCATCTGCTGCGTGAGAGCCTGCAGAGCGGCTCGTTATTCTGCGACCCCACCTTCCCCGCCGACTGGGACTCTCTGGGGTATAACCAGCTTGGACGCTACTCATCCAAAACTGTTGGCGTGGAGTGGAGACGGCCCACA GAGCTGTGTTCTGACCCTAAGTTCGTCATTGATGGAGCCAAAAGGACCGACATCTGTCAAGGAGTCCTGG gagactgctggctgctggctgcCATCGCCTCCCTGACTCTGGACCCTCAGATTCTGATCAGAGTGGTGCCTCCCAGGCAGAGCTTCACCTCGCAGTACGCCGGCATCTTCCACTTCCAG ctgtggCAGTACGGTGAGTGGGTGGACGTGGTCGTGGACGACCGTCTGCCGGTCAGAGATGGGAAGCTGCTGTTCGTCCACTCAGCAGAGGGAGACGAGTTCTGGAGTGCCCTGCTGGAGAAGGCCTACGCCAA GGTGAACGGCTCTTATGAGGCTCTGAATGGAGGTTCTAGTATCGAAGGTTTTGAGGATTTCACCGGAGGCATCGCTGAGAGTTTCAACTTGAAGGAGGAGCCGCCCTTCCTCTTCAACATCATGAGGAAAGCTCTGAAGCGCGGCTCACTGCTCGGCTGCTCTATCGAT ACTTCCAGCTCGAATGAAACTGAGGCCATCACAAGTCAGAAGCTGGTCAAAGGTCACGCGTACTCCATCACCGCAGCAGAGAAG GTTCATCGGTTCGGTTCTCTGGTGGAGCTGATCCGGATCAGGAACCCCTGGGGTCAGGTGGAGTGGACTGGAGCTTGGAGTGACAA CTCGAGGGAGTGGGACATGGTGCAGCCAGAGGAACGGAGCAGACTGGACCACTCTGCAGAGGACGGAGAGTTCTG GATGTCCTACACTGACTTCCTGCTCCAGTTTTCCCGCCTCGACATCTGTAATCTGACGCCGGATGCATTGACCGACAACGAGGTTGCCCGCTGGAACTACGTGGAGTTTGAAGGCGTTTGGAAAACTGGTGCCACTGCTGGTGGTTGTAGGAACTACACTG ccacaTTCTGCTCAAACCCTCAGTTCTTCATCCAGCTGGACGATGTGGACGATGACCCTCACGACGGTGAGGACGGCTGCACTGTCTTGATTGGTCTCATGCAGAAGGACGCTAGAAGGGAGAGGCGCTTCGGACGAGACCTCAACACCATCGGCTTCGCCATCTATGag gTTCCTGATGAG TATAAAGGTCGCACCAACGCCCATCTGGGCCCAGACGTCTTGCTGAGGAGAGCGGCGGTGGCTCGCAGTCAAACCTTTACCAATCTGAGGGAGGTGTGTGATCGATTTAAACTGCCACCTGGAGAGTACGTGATTGTCCCCTCCACCTTCGAACCACACCGCAATGGGAGCTTCATCCTCAGGGTGTTCACCGAGAAGCAGGCCCACAGCAG TCCGATGGAGGAGGATGTAGACGCCAACATTGAGGAG CCGGACGTCAGGCAGCAGGACGTAGACCCTCACTTCAAGCGGCTCTTCCTGCAGATCTCTGGAAAC GATGCTGAGATCTCCACCTCTGAGCTGCATCAGATTCTGGACCGCGTGGTTACTCAGA gAACAGATGTTAAAACTGATGGCTTCAGTCTGCAGACCTGCCGTGACATCATCAGCCTGATGGAT ACTGATGGAAGCTCCAGACTGGGTCTGCTGGAGTTCCACCGTGTGTGGATGAAGATCCAGAGATACTTG GAGATCTTTAAGCACCACGACTCAGACTGTTCCGGTTCGATGAGCAGTCATGAGATGAGAGTGGCTCTGGCAGAAGCTG GTTTCCAGGTGAACAGTGCTGTGATCCAGGAAATCGTCAGTCGCTACGCTGACAGCAGTTACGCTGTGGACTTCGACGGCTTCGTCGGCTGCTTGATCCGCCTGGAGCTGCTCTTCA AGATGTTCAGAACTCTGGACAAGAAGAACCAGGGGCAGATTCAACTGGATCTGcagcag TGGCTCTGCCTCGCCATTAACTGA
- the LOC114434210 gene encoding calpain-2 catalytic subunit-like isoform X2, which produces MARMAADLARRKAQAEDSAGSRVNAVSFNQQDFEHLLRESLQSGSLFCDPTFPADWDSLGYNQLGRYSSKTVGVEWRRPTELCSDPKFVIDGAKRTDICQGVLGDCWLLAAIASLTLDPQILIRVVPPRQSFTSQYAGIFHFQLWQYGEWVDVVVDDRLPVRDGKLLFVHSAEGDEFWSALLEKAYAKVNGSYEALNGGSSIEGFEDFTGGIAESFNLKEEPPFLFNIMRKALKRGSLLGCSIDTSSSNETEAITSQKLVKGHAYSITAAEKVHRFGSLVELIRIRNPWGQVEWTGAWSDNSREWDMVQPEERSRLDHSAEDGEFWMSYTDFLLQFSRLDICNLTPDALTDNEVARWNYVEFEGVWKTGATAGGCRNYTATFCSNPQFFIQLDDVDDDPHDGEDGCTVLIGLMQKDARRERRFGRDLNTIGFAIYEVPDEYKGRTNAHLGPDVLLRRAAVARSQTFTNLREVCDRFKLPPGEYVIVPSTFEPHRNGSFILRVFTEKQAHSSPMEEDVDANIEEPDVRQQDVDPHFKRLFLQISGNDAEISTSELHQILDRVVTQRTDVKTDGFSLQTCRDIISLMDTDGSSRLGLLEFHRVWMKIQRYLEIFKHHDSDCSGSMSSHEMRVALAEAGKDRAPHCCGVCPTSEGFQVNSAVIQEIVSRYADSSYAVDFDGFVGCLIRLELLFKMFRTLDKKNQGQIQLDLQQWLCLAIN; this is translated from the exons ATGGCGAGGATGGCGGCAGACTTGGCAAGGAGGAAGGCCCAGGCTGAGGACAGTGCCGGCAGTCGGGTCAATGCCGTCTCCTTCAACCAGCAGGACTTTGAGCATCTGCTGCGTGAGAGCCTGCAGAGCGGCTCGTTATTCTGCGACCCCACCTTCCCCGCCGACTGGGACTCTCTGGGGTATAACCAGCTTGGACGCTACTCATCCAAAACTGTTGGCGTGGAGTGGAGACGGCCCACA GAGCTGTGTTCTGACCCTAAGTTCGTCATTGATGGAGCCAAAAGGACCGACATCTGTCAAGGAGTCCTGG gagactgctggctgctggctgcCATCGCCTCCCTGACTCTGGACCCTCAGATTCTGATCAGAGTGGTGCCTCCCAGGCAGAGCTTCACCTCGCAGTACGCCGGCATCTTCCACTTCCAG ctgtggCAGTACGGTGAGTGGGTGGACGTGGTCGTGGACGACCGTCTGCCGGTCAGAGATGGGAAGCTGCTGTTCGTCCACTCAGCAGAGGGAGACGAGTTCTGGAGTGCCCTGCTGGAGAAGGCCTACGCCAA GGTGAACGGCTCTTATGAGGCTCTGAATGGAGGTTCTAGTATCGAAGGTTTTGAGGATTTCACCGGAGGCATCGCTGAGAGTTTCAACTTGAAGGAGGAGCCGCCCTTCCTCTTCAACATCATGAGGAAAGCTCTGAAGCGCGGCTCACTGCTCGGCTGCTCTATCGAT ACTTCCAGCTCGAATGAAACTGAGGCCATCACAAGTCAGAAGCTGGTCAAAGGTCACGCGTACTCCATCACCGCAGCAGAGAAG GTTCATCGGTTCGGTTCTCTGGTGGAGCTGATCCGGATCAGGAACCCCTGGGGTCAGGTGGAGTGGACTGGAGCTTGGAGTGACAA CTCGAGGGAGTGGGACATGGTGCAGCCAGAGGAACGGAGCAGACTGGACCACTCTGCAGAGGACGGAGAGTTCTG GATGTCCTACACTGACTTCCTGCTCCAGTTTTCCCGCCTCGACATCTGTAATCTGACGCCGGATGCATTGACCGACAACGAGGTTGCCCGCTGGAACTACGTGGAGTTTGAAGGCGTTTGGAAAACTGGTGCCACTGCTGGTGGTTGTAGGAACTACACTG ccacaTTCTGCTCAAACCCTCAGTTCTTCATCCAGCTGGACGATGTGGACGATGACCCTCACGACGGTGAGGACGGCTGCACTGTCTTGATTGGTCTCATGCAGAAGGACGCTAGAAGGGAGAGGCGCTTCGGACGAGACCTCAACACCATCGGCTTCGCCATCTATGag gTTCCTGATGAG TATAAAGGTCGCACCAACGCCCATCTGGGCCCAGACGTCTTGCTGAGGAGAGCGGCGGTGGCTCGCAGTCAAACCTTTACCAATCTGAGGGAGGTGTGTGATCGATTTAAACTGCCACCTGGAGAGTACGTGATTGTCCCCTCCACCTTCGAACCACACCGCAATGGGAGCTTCATCCTCAGGGTGTTCACCGAGAAGCAGGCCCACAGCAG TCCGATGGAGGAGGATGTAGACGCCAACATTGAGGAG CCGGACGTCAGGCAGCAGGACGTAGACCCTCACTTCAAGCGGCTCTTCCTGCAGATCTCTGGAAAC GATGCTGAGATCTCCACCTCTGAGCTGCATCAGATTCTGGACCGCGTGGTTACTCAGA gAACAGATGTTAAAACTGATGGCTTCAGTCTGCAGACCTGCCGTGACATCATCAGCCTGATGGAT ACTGATGGAAGCTCCAGACTGGGTCTGCTGGAGTTCCACCGTGTGTGGATGAAGATCCAGAGATACTTG GAGATCTTTAAGCACCACGACTCAGACTGTTCCGGTTCGATGAGCAGTCATGAGATGAGAGTGGCTCTGGCAGAAGCTGGTAAGGACCGGGCCCCACATTGCTGTGGTGTCTGTCCCACCTCTGAAG GTTTCCAGGTGAACAGTGCTGTGATCCAGGAAATCGTCAGTCGCTACGCTGACAGCAGTTACGCTGTGGACTTCGACGGCTTCGTCGGCTGCTTGATCCGCCTGGAGCTGCTCTTCA AGATGTTCAGAACTCTGGACAAGAAGAACCAGGGGCAGATTCAACTGGATCTGcagcag TGGCTCTGCCTCGCCATTAACTGA
- the LOC114434210 gene encoding calpain-2 catalytic subunit-like isoform X1 has protein sequence MARMAADLARRKAQAEDSAGSRVNAVSFNQQDFEHLLRESLQSGSLFCDPTFPADWDSLGYNQLGRYSSKTVGVEWRRPTELCSDPKFVIDGAKRTDICQGVLGDCWLLAAIASLTLDPQILIRVVPPRQSFTSQYAGIFHFQLWQYGEWVDVVVDDRLPVRDGKLLFVHSAEGDEFWSALLEKAYAKVNGSYEALNGGSSIEGFEDFTGGIAESFNLKEEPPFLFNIMRKALKRGSLLGCSIDTSSSNETEAITSQKLVKGHAYSITAAEKVHRFGSLVELIRIRNPWGQVEWTGAWSDNSREWDMVQPEERSRLDHSAEDGEFWMSYTDFLLQFSRLDICNLTPDALTDNEVARWNYVEFEGVWKTGATAGGCRNYTATFCSNPQFFIQLDDVDDDPHDGEDGCTVLIGLMQKDARRERRFGRDLNTIGFAIYEVPDEYKGRTNAHLGPDVLLRRAAVARSQTFTNLREVCDRFKLPPGEYVIVPSTFEPHRNGSFILRVFTEKQAHSSPMEEDVDANIEEPDVRQQDVDPHFKRLFLQISGNDAEISTSELHQILDRVVTQRTDVKTDGFSLQTCRDIISLMDTDGSSRLGLLEFHRVWMKIQRYLEIFKHHDSDCSGSMSSHEMRVALAEAGKDRAPHCCGVCPTSEGRQGFQVNSAVIQEIVSRYADSSYAVDFDGFVGCLIRLELLFKMFRTLDKKNQGQIQLDLQQWLCLAIN, from the exons ATGGCGAGGATGGCGGCAGACTTGGCAAGGAGGAAGGCCCAGGCTGAGGACAGTGCCGGCAGTCGGGTCAATGCCGTCTCCTTCAACCAGCAGGACTTTGAGCATCTGCTGCGTGAGAGCCTGCAGAGCGGCTCGTTATTCTGCGACCCCACCTTCCCCGCCGACTGGGACTCTCTGGGGTATAACCAGCTTGGACGCTACTCATCCAAAACTGTTGGCGTGGAGTGGAGACGGCCCACA GAGCTGTGTTCTGACCCTAAGTTCGTCATTGATGGAGCCAAAAGGACCGACATCTGTCAAGGAGTCCTGG gagactgctggctgctggctgcCATCGCCTCCCTGACTCTGGACCCTCAGATTCTGATCAGAGTGGTGCCTCCCAGGCAGAGCTTCACCTCGCAGTACGCCGGCATCTTCCACTTCCAG ctgtggCAGTACGGTGAGTGGGTGGACGTGGTCGTGGACGACCGTCTGCCGGTCAGAGATGGGAAGCTGCTGTTCGTCCACTCAGCAGAGGGAGACGAGTTCTGGAGTGCCCTGCTGGAGAAGGCCTACGCCAA GGTGAACGGCTCTTATGAGGCTCTGAATGGAGGTTCTAGTATCGAAGGTTTTGAGGATTTCACCGGAGGCATCGCTGAGAGTTTCAACTTGAAGGAGGAGCCGCCCTTCCTCTTCAACATCATGAGGAAAGCTCTGAAGCGCGGCTCACTGCTCGGCTGCTCTATCGAT ACTTCCAGCTCGAATGAAACTGAGGCCATCACAAGTCAGAAGCTGGTCAAAGGTCACGCGTACTCCATCACCGCAGCAGAGAAG GTTCATCGGTTCGGTTCTCTGGTGGAGCTGATCCGGATCAGGAACCCCTGGGGTCAGGTGGAGTGGACTGGAGCTTGGAGTGACAA CTCGAGGGAGTGGGACATGGTGCAGCCAGAGGAACGGAGCAGACTGGACCACTCTGCAGAGGACGGAGAGTTCTG GATGTCCTACACTGACTTCCTGCTCCAGTTTTCCCGCCTCGACATCTGTAATCTGACGCCGGATGCATTGACCGACAACGAGGTTGCCCGCTGGAACTACGTGGAGTTTGAAGGCGTTTGGAAAACTGGTGCCACTGCTGGTGGTTGTAGGAACTACACTG ccacaTTCTGCTCAAACCCTCAGTTCTTCATCCAGCTGGACGATGTGGACGATGACCCTCACGACGGTGAGGACGGCTGCACTGTCTTGATTGGTCTCATGCAGAAGGACGCTAGAAGGGAGAGGCGCTTCGGACGAGACCTCAACACCATCGGCTTCGCCATCTATGag gTTCCTGATGAG TATAAAGGTCGCACCAACGCCCATCTGGGCCCAGACGTCTTGCTGAGGAGAGCGGCGGTGGCTCGCAGTCAAACCTTTACCAATCTGAGGGAGGTGTGTGATCGATTTAAACTGCCACCTGGAGAGTACGTGATTGTCCCCTCCACCTTCGAACCACACCGCAATGGGAGCTTCATCCTCAGGGTGTTCACCGAGAAGCAGGCCCACAGCAG TCCGATGGAGGAGGATGTAGACGCCAACATTGAGGAG CCGGACGTCAGGCAGCAGGACGTAGACCCTCACTTCAAGCGGCTCTTCCTGCAGATCTCTGGAAAC GATGCTGAGATCTCCACCTCTGAGCTGCATCAGATTCTGGACCGCGTGGTTACTCAGA gAACAGATGTTAAAACTGATGGCTTCAGTCTGCAGACCTGCCGTGACATCATCAGCCTGATGGAT ACTGATGGAAGCTCCAGACTGGGTCTGCTGGAGTTCCACCGTGTGTGGATGAAGATCCAGAGATACTTG GAGATCTTTAAGCACCACGACTCAGACTGTTCCGGTTCGATGAGCAGTCATGAGATGAGAGTGGCTCTGGCAGAAGCTGGTAAGGACCGGGCCCCACATTGCTGTGGTGTCTGTCCCACCTCTGAAGGCAGGCAGG GTTTCCAGGTGAACAGTGCTGTGATCCAGGAAATCGTCAGTCGCTACGCTGACAGCAGTTACGCTGTGGACTTCGACGGCTTCGTCGGCTGCTTGATCCGCCTGGAGCTGCTCTTCA AGATGTTCAGAACTCTGGACAAGAAGAACCAGGGGCAGATTCAACTGGATCTGcagcag TGGCTCTGCCTCGCCATTAACTGA